A region from the Thermoplasmatales archaeon genome encodes:
- the hemL_1 gene encoding Glutamate-1-semialdehyde 2,1-aminomutase, translating to MDTLTEAGKTEPNKMTRISIKTELPGPEARKVIELDSKYLVTSTKSLPVVGKRGSGVFVEDVDGNVFLDFASGISVTNMGHVHPYITEKVQQQLKLLWHFAGTDYYYREQVDAAKVLTEITPGKFDKKVFFSNSGTEANEASLKLAKIHRGRQQFIAFIGGFHGRTQGSLAFTASKSTQHKGLFPWMGGVTHVPFPNPYRNPFGIDGYESPDELTNRVLDYIETYVFKMQVPPEDIAAFLVEPIQGEGGYIVPPMNFHKKLKKLAEDNGIITIMDEVQSGFGRTGKMFASEHFGVEPEIMSLAKSIASGIPMGASVVRADLDFPQQGLHSNTFGGNLLASVACIATVEAMKKERAVENAKLQGEYMKKRLNELQEKYPQIGDVRGMGLMLAIDFVKDQRTREPDAKLRDKVEMSSYKNGLLLLSTGVSAIRLIPALNVNKIQVEMGIETLEKAIKQSLQ from the coding sequence ATGGACACATTAACTGAAGCGGGAAAAACAGAACCAAACAAGATGACGAGGATCTCAATAAAGACTGAATTGCCTGGGCCAGAAGCAAGGAAAGTAATTGAATTGGACTCAAAGTATCTCGTGACTAGCACAAAGTCACTTCCGGTTGTCGGAAAGAGAGGCAGTGGGGTTTTTGTCGAAGACGTTGACGGTAATGTATTTTTGGATTTTGCAAGCGGGATAAGCGTTACAAATATGGGACACGTGCACCCCTACATCACTGAAAAAGTACAGCAGCAGCTGAAATTGCTATGGCATTTTGCCGGAACCGACTATTACTACAGGGAGCAGGTAGACGCCGCCAAGGTACTTACAGAAATAACACCGGGAAAATTTGACAAGAAGGTATTTTTCTCGAATAGCGGAACCGAGGCTAATGAAGCATCACTTAAGCTTGCGAAGATTCACAGGGGAAGACAGCAATTCATTGCATTTATAGGCGGATTTCATGGCAGGACGCAGGGTTCCCTTGCCTTCACCGCATCCAAGTCAACCCAGCACAAGGGGCTGTTCCCCTGGATGGGAGGCGTTACACATGTACCTTTCCCGAACCCATACAGAAACCCGTTCGGCATAGATGGTTACGAGAGCCCGGATGAACTCACAAACAGGGTCCTGGACTACATAGAAACGTACGTTTTCAAGATGCAGGTTCCTCCAGAAGACATTGCTGCATTCCTGGTTGAGCCGATACAGGGAGAGGGAGGGTACATAGTTCCACCGATGAATTTCCACAAGAAACTGAAAAAGCTTGCTGAGGACAATGGCATTATTACAATAATGGATGAAGTTCAGTCCGGATTTGGAAGAACCGGTAAAATGTTTGCGTCCGAGCACTTTGGAGTGGAACCTGAGATAATGTCACTTGCCAAGTCGATCGCATCCGGAATACCCATGGGTGCTTCGGTTGTCAGGGCAGACCTGGACTTCCCCCAGCAGGGCTTGCACTCAAACACCTTTGGCGGAAACCTTCTTGCATCAGTTGCCTGTATAGCAACTGTAGAAGCAATGAAGAAGGAGAGAGCTGTAGAGAATGCCAAGCTCCAGGGAGAATACATGAAGAAGAGACTGAATGAACTCCAGGAAAAATATCCTCAGATAGGTGACGTACGGGGTATGGGATTGATGCTTGCCATTGACTTTGTTAAGGATCAGAGGACAAGAGAGCCGGATGCAAAACTTAGAGACAAAGTGGAAATGTCCAGTTACAAAAATGGCCTCCTGCTGCTTTCAACCGGCGTTAGTGCAATAAGACTGATCCCCGCACTCAATGTCAACAAGATACAGGTTGAAATGGGCATTGAGACTCTGGAAAAAGCAATCAAGCAGTCCCTTCAATAA
- the malK_11 gene encoding Trehalose/maltose import ATP-binding protein MalK, which translates to MKINLDHFSTGYSGKEILHDLTFEVSSPGIYVVLGKNGAGKTTLFRSMTGLLKPYSGTIRYNDVELEKSDVKIAYLGHRDSIPTGLSVENALKFFARVEGVPDESINDVIERFGLKKFLGQSYLNLSQGQRRRVSLAKSLLGEKELMILDEPTSGLDPKISSEIRELMKQESKDRIILYSSHNLYEATDIGSEVIAISEGKILYAGEMSGLSAGHYRIGIRGAGIEDVTSNYTKDGKYYVFDLKSQDEAADLVSRLTSSGAKLYEVRDISNTLERFYDESKE; encoded by the coding sequence ATGAAAATAAACTTAGATCATTTTTCAACCGGATACTCGGGAAAGGAAATCCTTCATGACCTAACGTTTGAAGTCTCCAGTCCGGGAATATATGTAGTACTTGGGAAGAACGGAGCTGGGAAAACCACATTATTCAGGTCCATGACTGGGTTGCTCAAGCCATATTCCGGCACAATAAGATACAATGACGTTGAACTTGAGAAATCGGACGTAAAAATAGCATATCTTGGACACAGGGACTCAATTCCAACAGGATTGAGCGTAGAGAACGCCCTCAAGTTCTTTGCAAGGGTGGAAGGTGTTCCTGATGAATCCATAAATGATGTAATAGAAAGATTTGGCCTGAAGAAGTTCCTTGGGCAAAGCTACCTAAACCTCAGCCAGGGGCAGAGAAGGAGAGTTTCCCTGGCAAAGAGCCTGCTTGGTGAAAAAGAACTTATGATACTTGATGAACCAACATCAGGCCTGGACCCCAAGATATCATCGGAAATCAGGGAATTAATGAAGCAGGAATCTAAGGACAGGATAATATTATATTCATCTCATAACCTTTATGAAGCAACAGATATTGGATCGGAAGTTATTGCCATCAGCGAGGGTAAGATCCTCTATGCCGGTGAAATGAGTGGCCTTTCAGCTGGTCACTACAGAATAGGGATCAGGGGGGCTGGAATAGAAGATGTTACATCCAATTATACGAAAGATGGAAAGTACTACGTCTTCGACCTTAAGTCGCAAGATGAAGCCGCTGATCTCGTTTCACGGCTGACCAGTTCAGGTGCAAAATTGTATGAAGTTAGGGACATCAGCAATACGCTGGAGAGGTTTTACGATGAAAGCAAAGAGTGA
- the mthK_1 gene encoding Calcium-gated potassium channel MthK, translating to MTYAKQKISINLMIAVMGILTMLLGALLTSSTHIYSISLFNFPFLIDERSFSIFTLFDGFFLLILGFLALQKTKASWRLLLFVMLITFALLAINSERRFHLTLIGVALNLFIIFLLFRRRKEYTMPSVTIGRPEIYVAIITVIFTISYGAGGALLFGNEFSPHITSLGNALYFTGETVTTLGFGDILPVTLTARMFTISLSILGVAIFFGAMTILITPIIQRRLGGVVTRMEKHQLDSLKNYTLVLGYSEFVHAYVSDLQKKGKTCVIVERSQQESEKLRGEGFMVINQNADDEDLIASFNLSNCERILVASNDDGYNILIAATINQAVHNSSTNENVVVLVSSYRNMNKFSVFGFQLVDVSSVISKFLSGK from the coding sequence ATGACTTATGCCAAGCAGAAAATCAGCATAAACCTGATGATTGCGGTCATGGGAATACTTACCATGCTGCTTGGGGCTCTGCTCACAAGTTCTACACACATCTACTCCATAAGTCTATTTAATTTTCCTTTTCTCATAGATGAGCGAAGTTTTTCCATTTTCACTCTTTTTGACGGATTCTTTCTTCTAATTCTAGGTTTCCTTGCTCTCCAGAAAACGAAAGCATCCTGGAGATTACTCCTGTTTGTAATGTTAATCACATTTGCTCTCCTTGCTATCAACAGTGAAAGGCGCTTCCATCTTACACTAATTGGTGTGGCCCTTAACCTGTTCATTATTTTCCTGCTTTTCAGGAGGAGAAAAGAGTATACAATGCCCTCAGTCACTATTGGCAGACCAGAGATTTATGTCGCCATAATAACGGTCATATTCACAATTTCATACGGGGCTGGGGGGGCTCTCTTATTCGGTAACGAATTCAGTCCACACATAACGAGCCTGGGGAATGCCCTTTACTTTACCGGAGAGACAGTCACAACACTTGGTTTCGGTGACATACTTCCAGTAACCCTAACGGCACGAATGTTTACCATATCTCTTTCAATACTGGGAGTAGCAATATTCTTTGGAGCAATGACAATACTCATAACGCCAATAATCCAAAGAAGACTTGGTGGAGTGGTGACGCGAATGGAGAAACATCAGCTTGACAGCTTAAAGAACTACACCCTTGTTCTGGGATACTCTGAATTCGTGCATGCGTACGTTTCAGACCTGCAGAAGAAAGGTAAGACCTGTGTCATTGTGGAACGATCACAGCAGGAGAGCGAGAAGCTCCGTGGGGAAGGATTCATGGTCATAAACCAGAATGCAGATGATGAGGATTTGATAGCATCATTTAACCTCAGCAACTGTGAAAGGATACTGGTGGCCTCCAACGATGACGGATATAATATCCTGATTGCAGCAACAATAAATCAGGCAGTGCACAACAGCAGCACAAATGAAAATGTGGTCGTTCTCGTATCTAGTTACAGGAATATGAACAAATTTTCAGTATTTGGATTCCAGTTAGTGGATGTTTCCTCTGTTATCAGCAAATTCCTTTCCGGGAAATAA